One genomic segment of [Phormidium] sp. ETS-05 includes these proteins:
- a CDS encoding VOC family protein gives MNNHIFHLAFPINDIAKSKQFYAAGLGCEVGRESPTSVIFNLCGHQLVAHVTKEPLTPQKGIYPRHFGIVFSSEADWEAMLQRAKDHGLSFYQEPKHRFTDLPLEHRTFFLEDPFHNLLEFKYYYHSDAIFGQRDYTQVGDTVSE, from the coding sequence ATGAATAACCACATCTTCCATCTTGCCTTTCCCATCAACGATATTGCCAAAAGCAAACAATTTTATGCCGCCGGTTTGGGGTGCGAAGTGGGCCGCGAGTCCCCCACCTCAGTGATATTCAACCTCTGCGGACATCAACTGGTAGCCCATGTGACCAAAGAACCCCTCACCCCCCAAAAAGGCATCTATCCCAGACACTTCGGGATTGTATTTTCCTCAGAAGCGGACTGGGAAGCAATGTTGCAGCGGGCAAAAGACCACGGACTGAGTTTTTATCAGGAGCCAAAACACCGATTTACCGATTTACCCCTGGAACATCGCACCTTTTTTTTAGAAGACCCCTTCCATAACTTGCTGGAATTTAAATATTACTACCATAGTGACGCCATTTTTGGTCAGCGCGACTACACCCAAGTAGGCGATACCGTTTCCGAATGA
- the sufR gene encoding iron-sulfur cluster biosynthesis transcriptional regulator SufR, with protein sequence MTTTNHPSTKDDILRHLLSQGQATAQDLAEALDISPQAIRRHLKDLEVDGLIHYKSVQVGMGRPQHMYELTGKGRDRFGHRYDDFAVSLLDTLTEAVGPDRVSSILQKQWERKAREYRQRLGSGSLPERVATLVELRQAEGYMAEWHPVEANGNGNSERKFIITEHNCAISSVAESFPSVCNHELEMFAAVLPDCTVERTFWMIDGEHRCAYLIQPRHGETGRLGDWGTGRRGDGVTG encoded by the coding sequence ATGACCACTACGAACCATCCTTCCACGAAAGATGACATCCTGCGGCATTTGCTGTCCCAGGGTCAGGCAACGGCTCAGGATTTGGCAGAAGCTCTCGACATTAGCCCTCAAGCGATTCGCCGCCATCTCAAGGATTTGGAGGTGGATGGGTTGATTCATTACAAGTCGGTACAGGTGGGGATGGGTCGGCCCCAGCATATGTATGAACTGACGGGTAAGGGGCGCGATCGCTTTGGTCATCGCTACGATGATTTTGCCGTGTCCCTGTTGGATACTCTGACGGAGGCGGTAGGGCCCGATCGGGTCAGCTCCATTCTGCAGAAGCAGTGGGAACGCAAAGCCAGAGAATATCGCCAGCGTCTCGGTTCCGGTTCTCTTCCAGAGCGGGTGGCGACGCTAGTAGAACTCCGCCAAGCTGAAGGCTATATGGCGGAGTGGCATCCCGTGGAAGCCAACGGCAATGGCAACAGCGAGCGCAAGTTTATCATCACCGAGCATAACTGTGCCATTTCCAGCGTGGCCGAATCTTTTCCCAGCGTGTGCAATCATGAGTTAGAAATGTTTGCTGCGGTCCTTCCCGATTGTACAGTAGAAAGGACATTTTGGATGATTGACGGCGAACATCGTTGCGCTTATTTAATTCAACCCCGCCACGGGGAGACGGGGAGACTGGGTGACTGGGGGACGGGGAGACGGGGTGACGGGGTGACGGGGTGA
- a CDS encoding NfeD family protein, whose protein sequence is MISWFKRSDRTHHMFTCSSVQLFPTAVPGTVAEAICPGQTGWVKCLGSFWKAKLYNSSGEITLEPNQTIRAVGREGNTLLVIAES, encoded by the coding sequence ATGATTTCCTGGTTTAAGCGTTCCGATCGAACCCACCATATGTTTACCTGTTCCTCGGTGCAGCTATTTCCCACCGCCGTCCCTGGAACCGTTGCCGAAGCCATTTGCCCCGGTCAAACCGGATGGGTGAAATGCCTTGGCTCCTTTTGGAAAGCCAAACTTTACAATAGCAGTGGCGAAATCACCCTAGAACCGAACCAAACCATCAGAGCCGTCGGTCGAGAAGGAAACACCCTGCTCGTAATTGCCGAATCATAG
- a CDS encoding nitrate reductase associated protein, whose translation MTMFFEFESEFVDSLHCIPMQVRLKLDTCGIKLKLSHWNKFTQEERLTLVEQPCTNNQEIREYRKLLQKLVLERTGEEAKDMPLDEAPAWLDSKNIPEAVQEKAGEVGVNLTVEQWADLQIVQRFALIKLSRSSHENSNFLPALQEFNLV comes from the coding sequence ATGACGATGTTTTTTGAATTTGAGTCGGAATTTGTGGATTCTTTGCACTGCATTCCGATGCAGGTGAGATTAAAATTGGATACCTGCGGCATCAAGCTAAAACTGAGCCATTGGAATAAATTTACTCAGGAAGAACGGCTCACTTTGGTGGAACAACCATGCACCAATAATCAAGAAATTAGAGAATATCGGAAATTACTGCAGAAATTGGTTTTAGAGCGGACTGGGGAAGAAGCTAAAGATATGCCTTTAGACGAAGCTCCGGCATGGCTGGATAGCAAAAATATTCCCGAAGCTGTCCAAGAAAAAGCGGGGGAAGTTGGCGTAAATTTGACTGTAGAACAGTGGGCAGATTTGCAAATTGTGCAGCGCTTTGCTTTGATTAAACTCAGTCGTTCTAGTCACGAGAATAGTAATTTTTTGCCAGCGCTGCAAGAATTTAACCTAGTTTAG
- the sufD gene encoding Fe-S cluster assembly protein SufD: MISETFVKSSAADKRVAKLQELLAQVSGSSELGANVAQSQSRARAILSELAIPSTKDEEWRFTDLSALVDINFQLAAPAAVDVFALADSELAETANSRLVFVNGIYAPELSSVTGLPAGVYVGNLAGSNLPPEISTYLAQQQGSEEVFTALNTAGLTDAAVVWVPANTIIETPIQMVFLTAAGATPVWSQPRAMVVAQRGSACTIIEEYAAARGTWCAQEATSPYFTNAVTEIWLAENAQVKHDRIQREATNAIHISKTAVSQAKDSRYTCTAVTSGAKLSRHNLEIFQTGEGTETVLNGLAGISNSQLADAHSSVILNHPNGIVRQLHKCIAEGNAHAVFNGKIFVAKAAQLTDASQLNRNLLLSRKAKVDVKPQLEIIADNVKCTHGATVSQLEANEMFYLQSRGLDPATSRNLLIDGFAGEIIAQLSLPALGAKLSRCIACRTDM; the protein is encoded by the coding sequence ATGATTAGCGAAACTTTTGTCAAATCGTCAGCAGCAGATAAGCGAGTTGCCAAACTCCAGGAATTACTCGCCCAAGTATCTGGTAGTAGTGAATTGGGCGCCAATGTAGCGCAATCGCAATCTCGCGCTCGCGCTATCTTGTCAGAGCTAGCTATCCCCTCCACCAAAGATGAGGAATGGCGTTTCACCGACTTATCCGCCCTGGTAGATATTAACTTCCAATTGGCAGCACCAGCCGCAGTGGATGTGTTTGCTTTGGCAGACTCAGAGTTAGCCGAAACAGCCAATAGCCGCTTGGTATTCGTTAATGGTATCTACGCACCAGAACTGTCATCGGTGACTGGTTTGCCTGCAGGGGTGTATGTGGGAAATTTAGCCGGGAGCAACTTGCCCCCAGAAATCTCCACCTATTTGGCACAGCAACAGGGGAGCGAAGAAGTATTTACCGCTCTGAATACGGCTGGGTTGACTGATGCGGCGGTGGTGTGGGTGCCTGCTAATACCATTATTGAAACTCCTATCCAGATGGTGTTTCTCACTGCTGCTGGGGCAACCCCAGTATGGAGCCAGCCTCGGGCAATGGTTGTGGCGCAACGGGGCAGCGCCTGTACGATTATTGAAGAATACGCCGCTGCTCGAGGCACTTGGTGCGCGCAGGAGGCAACCAGTCCTTATTTCACCAATGCGGTAACGGAAATTTGGCTGGCGGAAAATGCTCAGGTGAAGCACGATCGCATCCAGCGGGAAGCCACCAACGCCATTCACATCAGCAAAACCGCCGTTTCCCAAGCCAAAGATAGCCGCTACACCTGCACCGCCGTCACCAGCGGCGCCAAATTGTCGCGGCACAACCTAGAAATCTTCCAAACTGGGGAAGGCACCGAAACCGTCCTCAACGGTTTGGCGGGGATATCTAATAGCCAACTGGCGGACGCCCACAGCTCCGTCATCCTCAACCACCCCAACGGCATTGTGCGCCAATTGCACAAATGTATCGCGGAAGGGAACGCCCATGCGGTATTTAATGGCAAAATTTTCGTTGCCAAAGCTGCCCAACTTACCGACGCCAGTCAGCTAAACCGGAATTTGCTGCTGTCTCGGAAGGCGAAGGTGGATGTGAAACCGCAACTGGAAATTATCGCCGATAACGTGAAATGCACCCACGGCGCCACGGTGAGCCAACTGGAAGCTAACGAAATGTTTTACCTGCAAAGTCGCGGCTTGGACCCTGCCACCAGTCGCAATTTGCTGATTGATGGTTTTGCTGGGGAAATTATCGCCCAACTTTCCCTCCCCGCACTGGGTGCGAAACTATCTCGCTGTATCGCTTGCCGCACGGATATGTAG
- a CDS encoding triacylglycerol lipase: MPRSQDNRPPVVLVHGFFINSVVFRRLAADLTAKGWSVHTPDFAANYRHIGLEELAAQLADYIEKTFPPSQPIDLVGLSMGGLVARYYLQRLSGIDRVQRFVSISVPHHGTWMAHLIPSLPCVQMRPHSEFLRNLNQDVAMLARVNLTYLWTPWDFIIVPASSSILPVGTGVRLPIVTHACMARHPLSMAAVADALSVPL, from the coding sequence ATGCCGCGATCGCAAGATAACCGTCCTCCCGTTGTGCTAGTCCACGGATTCTTTATTAACTCCGTGGTTTTCCGCCGTTTGGCCGCCGATTTAACCGCTAAAGGTTGGTCAGTTCATACCCCAGATTTTGCCGCCAATTATCGCCATATCGGTTTAGAGGAACTCGCCGCACAATTGGCGGATTATATCGAGAAAACTTTTCCCCCCAGTCAACCGATAGATTTAGTCGGTTTAAGTATGGGAGGACTGGTGGCGCGGTATTATTTGCAGCGTTTATCTGGCATCGATCGAGTGCAGCGGTTTGTCAGCATTTCCGTCCCCCATCATGGCACCTGGATGGCTCACCTTATCCCCAGCTTACCTTGCGTGCAGATGCGTCCCCACAGTGAGTTTTTAAGAAATTTAAATCAGGATGTGGCGATGTTAGCGCGGGTTAATCTTACCTATCTGTGGACACCTTGGGATTTTATCATTGTCCCGGCTTCTAGTTCCATCTTACCCGTGGGTACGGGGGTGAGATTACCCATAGTAACCCATGCCTGTATGGCTCGACACCCTTTAAGTATGGCAGCGGTGGCAGATGCGCTCTCGGTTCCTTTGTAA
- a CDS encoding SWIM zinc finger domain-containing protein, with translation MHLESLRREDVMELADSAQIFHQGEEDRESGAIYQCSVSPSGILAKVRDKQGDWTVAIDNSTETLEMDCDCPHKGYVCQHMVAVLLLYIEGGDEKIEPLEPEANTPEALKQTISAMSQQQLVELVLGLAEEREEVMRALLAAVAVPSDIIQQQPQNLQKVTQLKGEIGLFFEKLPELAPGEAGSQWDQILAVTKLLNPSDQVEVLGYAIAYGNETVGDFPEIGPQIEQAIAHFATAAVLLSPHQEEKREYLNALIACLDWPMCRHPHIADAVKNALETICTVPGDYRYLISYLGSSKRPEAAELIPRYYLILGDDANYLRYRQENLDTEAEYLELAEYWKQKGNQGKYLETLDAWILHLLRQEQETAAAVSWFYPTAALERLGILPFLVQPHQSQLNDKNLYRILLALAEQKPVTLELYQQIQTLATRALMWPKLQQILLERAAENPQELARIHMNDHNWEAAIQLARANLDNPAIGIMVAESMRLQNPQGAILIYQELVQGYIDQKSRDKYRAAADCALAMKSIYLDVLQDRETWQKYIDSLGSRYQNRRALKEEFQALIV, from the coding sequence ATGCACTTGGAATCCCTGCGGCGCGAAGATGTAATGGAATTGGCGGACAGCGCCCAAATTTTTCATCAAGGAGAAGAGGACCGGGAATCGGGGGCGATATATCAGTGTTCCGTATCCCCTAGCGGTATTTTGGCGAAGGTCCGGGATAAACAGGGGGACTGGACCGTGGCGATCGACAACTCCACGGAAACCCTAGAAATGGACTGCGACTGTCCCCACAAAGGATATGTCTGCCAGCATATGGTGGCAGTGTTACTCCTATATATAGAAGGGGGAGATGAAAAAATCGAGCCTTTGGAACCGGAAGCCAATACCCCGGAGGCTCTGAAGCAGACTATATCTGCGATGTCACAGCAGCAGCTAGTAGAATTGGTCCTAGGATTGGCGGAAGAGCGAGAAGAAGTGATGCGGGCCTTGTTAGCAGCGGTGGCGGTTCCCAGCGATATCATCCAGCAGCAACCGCAAAACCTGCAAAAAGTCACCCAGCTTAAGGGAGAAATCGGCTTATTTTTCGAGAAATTGCCAGAACTGGCTCCAGGTGAAGCCGGGAGCCAGTGGGACCAGATATTGGCGGTGACGAAATTGTTAAATCCTTCTGACCAAGTGGAAGTCTTGGGATATGCCATTGCTTATGGGAATGAAACCGTAGGGGATTTTCCCGAAATTGGGCCGCAAATCGAACAGGCGATCGCTCATTTTGCCACCGCCGCCGTCCTCCTCTCCCCCCATCAGGAAGAAAAACGGGAATACCTCAACGCCTTAATTGCCTGTCTCGATTGGCCAATGTGTCGCCATCCCCATATCGCCGACGCCGTAAAAAATGCCCTAGAAACCATCTGCACCGTCCCCGGGGATTACCGCTACCTGATTTCCTACTTAGGCAGCAGCAAACGCCCAGAAGCCGCCGAACTCATTCCCCGGTATTACCTGATATTAGGGGATGATGCCAACTACCTACGCTATCGCCAAGAAAATTTAGACACCGAAGCCGAATATCTAGAACTGGCAGAATATTGGAAGCAAAAAGGCAACCAGGGCAAATATCTAGAAACTTTAGATGCGTGGATTCTCCACCTGCTCCGCCAAGAACAAGAAACAGCCGCTGCTGTGTCCTGGTTTTATCCCACCGCCGCTTTAGAACGCCTGGGGATTTTGCCCTTTCTCGTCCAACCCCACCAGAGCCAATTAAATGATAAAAACCTCTACCGGATTTTGCTGGCATTAGCGGAGCAGAAACCCGTCACATTAGAACTTTACCAGCAAATCCAAACCTTGGCTACCCGTGCCCTCATGTGGCCGAAATTGCAGCAAATTCTCCTAGAGAGAGCCGCCGAAAACCCGCAGGAACTGGCACGAATTCATATGAACGACCATAATTGGGAAGCGGCGATTCAATTAGCCAGAGCGAATCTGGACAATCCGGCTATAGGGATAATGGTAGCGGAAAGCATGAGATTACAAAATCCTCAAGGTGCGATTTTGATTTACCAGGAACTGGTGCAAGGGTATATTGACCAGAAGAGTCGGGATAAATACCGAGCTGCAGCCGATTGCGCTTTAGCGATGAAATCAATTTATCTTGATGTTTTGCAAGACCGAGAAACCTGGCAAAAGTATATAGATAGCCTCGGTTCCCGCTACCAGAATCGCCGCGCTCTCAAAGAAGAGTTTCAAGCTCTAATAGTATAA
- the sufB gene encoding Fe-S cluster assembly protein SufB: MSTTAKNLVNQPYKYGFVTQIESDTIPPGLSEDVVRLISAKKNEPEFMLDFRLKAYRKWQTMTEPSWAAVKYPPIDYEKIIYYSAPKQKKAKLNSLEEVDPALLETFEKLGIPLSEQKRLSNVAVDAVFDSVSIATTFREKLAKEGVIFCSISEAVHEYPELVQKYLGSVVPTGDNFYAALNSAVFSDGSFVYIPKGVHCPMELSTYFRINNGDSGQFERTLIIAEEGSYVSYLEGCTAPMFDTNQLHAAVVELVALDNAEIKYSTVQNWYAGDENGKGGIYNFVTKRGLCQGVNSKISWTQVETGSAITWKYPSCVLIGDNSVGEFYSVALTNNAQQADTGTKMIHIGKNTRSTIISKGISAGRSENSYRGLVKIGPNAEGARNYSQCDSMLIGDNARANTFPYIQVQNPNGKVEHEASTSKIGEDQLFYLAQRGISAEDAVSMMISGFCKDVFSQLPMEFAVEADRLLSLKLEGSVG; this comes from the coding sequence ATGAGTACCACAGCCAAAAACCTAGTCAACCAACCCTATAAATATGGATTCGTCACCCAAATCGAATCCGACACTATCCCCCCCGGACTGAGCGAAGATGTGGTCCGCCTCATCTCCGCCAAAAAGAACGAGCCCGAGTTCATGCTCGATTTTCGTCTCAAAGCCTACCGCAAATGGCAGACGATGACCGAGCCGAGCTGGGCCGCTGTCAAATACCCCCCCATTGACTACGAAAAAATCATCTACTATTCCGCCCCCAAGCAGAAAAAAGCCAAACTCAACAGCTTGGAAGAGGTGGACCCCGCCCTGCTGGAAACCTTCGAGAAACTGGGTATCCCCCTATCCGAGCAGAAGCGGTTAAGCAACGTCGCCGTTGATGCAGTGTTTGATAGCGTGTCGATCGCCACCACCTTCCGGGAAAAACTCGCCAAAGAAGGCGTCATCTTCTGCTCCATCTCCGAAGCCGTCCACGAATATCCCGAACTGGTGCAAAAATACCTCGGCAGCGTCGTCCCCACCGGCGATAACTTCTACGCCGCCCTCAACTCCGCCGTATTCAGCGATGGCTCCTTTGTCTATATCCCCAAAGGCGTTCACTGCCCGATGGAACTCTCCACCTACTTCCGGATCAACAACGGCGACTCCGGTCAATTCGAGCGCACCCTGATTATCGCCGAAGAAGGCAGCTACGTCTCATATCTTGAGGGGTGTACGGCCCCCATGTTCGACACCAACCAGCTCCACGCCGCCGTTGTGGAACTCGTCGCCCTCGATAACGCCGAAATCAAATACTCCACCGTGCAAAACTGGTACGCCGGAGACGAAAACGGCAAAGGCGGTATCTACAACTTCGTCACCAAGAGGGGTTTGTGTCAAGGCGTCAACTCGAAAATTTCCTGGACCCAAGTAGAAACCGGCTCCGCTATCACCTGGAAATACCCCAGTTGCGTCCTCATCGGCGATAACTCCGTGGGAGAATTTTACTCTGTGGCCCTCACCAACAACGCCCAACAAGCCGACACAGGCACCAAAATGATTCACATTGGGAAGAACACCCGCAGTACCATCATCTCCAAAGGTATCTCCGCCGGACGTTCCGAAAACAGCTACCGGGGATTGGTGAAAATCGGACCCAACGCCGAAGGAGCCCGCAACTACTCCCAATGTGACTCAATGCTTATTGGCGACAACGCCCGAGCCAATACCTTCCCCTACATCCAAGTGCAAAACCCCAACGGCAAAGTAGAACACGAAGCCTCGACCTCCAAAATCGGCGAGGACCAGCTTTTCTACTTGGCGCAACGGGGGATTTCCGCCGAGGATGCAGTATCGATGATGATTAGCGGCTTCTGCAAAGACGTATTTAGTCAGCTCCCGATGGAATTCGCCGTAGAAGCCGATCGACTCCTCAGCCTCAAACTAGAAGGTTCTGTAGGTTAG
- a CDS encoding DNA endonuclease — MDYDVSSKVERRGILAGMLLGKGYRNQNNFYIQDAGDREEYLIFKKDILEQITSKPVSLQRWNSKNGQQLRLEPKLIPIIRVLVKKLYPGGTPKITPEFLEFLTPQGIAIWFMDKGSRSFKKKQGQIHALEIYLNTHLTKESNEVIVAYFSQKWGFKWGLSKTKTAYRLRMGTKEGKRFLTFVRPYVPETMLYKVETESAQSESHQAPPTSSNTKATT; from the coding sequence ATGGACTACGATGTCTCATCTAAAGTAGAGCGCCGGGGAATCCTGGCGGGAATGCTCTTGGGCAAAGGGTATAGAAACCAAAACAACTTCTATATCCAGGATGCGGGCGATCGAGAGGAATATCTCATATTCAAAAAAGACATCCTCGAACAAATCACCAGCAAACCCGTGAGCCTGCAACGGTGGAACAGCAAAAACGGACAGCAACTGCGCCTAGAACCCAAATTAATTCCCATAATTCGGGTTTTGGTTAAGAAACTCTATCCAGGAGGAACTCCCAAAATTACCCCGGAGTTCTTGGAATTCTTAACCCCCCAGGGAATCGCCATTTGGTTCATGGATAAAGGTTCGCGGTCCTTCAAAAAAAAGCAAGGACAAATCCACGCCCTAGAAATATACCTCAACACCCATCTCACTAAAGAGAGCAACGAGGTAATCGTAGCTTACTTCTCCCAAAAGTGGGGATTTAAGTGGGGGCTAAGCAAAACCAAAACCGCTTACCGCCTGCGTATGGGTACAAAAGAGGGAAAGCGATTTCTCACTTTTGTCCGTCCCTATGTTCCCGAAACTATGCTCTACAAAGTAGAAACGGAAAGCGCCCAAAGCGAAAGCCACCAAGCGCCACCAACCTCCTCAAACACAAAGGCCACCACCTAA
- a CDS encoding triacylglycerol lipase: MTTSHHRNPVLLVHGLWDTRKVFRQLSAHLTELGWSVHAIDLSPNNSSVGLDKLAQQVAAFAKERFGPHTKFDLVGFSMGGLVSRYYVQRLGGSDRVQRFITISSPHNGTLMAYALPLEGTVQMRPNSKFLEDLNADAAQTLGKLNFTSIWTQYDAMIVPGSSSEMPVGKNIHLPVLIHRWMVSDRRCLQVVSDALSEPIKADAAIAR, translated from the coding sequence ATGACTACTTCTCATCACCGCAACCCGGTCCTCTTGGTTCACGGACTCTGGGATACAAGGAAAGTTTTCCGCCAACTATCGGCTCACTTAACGGAGCTGGGCTGGTCGGTCCACGCGATCGACCTCTCTCCCAATAATAGCTCGGTGGGTCTGGACAAGCTGGCGCAACAGGTGGCGGCGTTTGCGAAGGAGCGGTTTGGACCTCATACTAAGTTTGATTTGGTGGGGTTCAGTATGGGAGGTTTGGTCAGTCGTTACTATGTGCAGCGGTTGGGTGGGAGCGATCGGGTGCAGCGGTTTATCACCATCTCCTCTCCCCACAATGGCACTTTAATGGCATACGCTCTCCCCCTAGAAGGCACAGTGCAGATGCGTCCCAACAGCAAGTTTCTGGAAGATTTAAACGCTGATGCCGCCCAAACTCTCGGTAAACTTAATTTTACTTCCATCTGGACTCAATATGATGCTATGATTGTCCCTGGCTCCAGTTCGGAAATGCCGGTGGGCAAAAATATCCATCTTCCCGTATTAATTCACCGGTGGATGGTGAGCGATCGTCGTTGCCTCCAAGTCGTTAGTGATGCTCTTTCTGAACCCATCAAAGCTGATGCCGCGATCGCAAGATAA
- a CDS encoding YdcF family protein, which translates to MVVRLHGSRGRQPRSKNWHLSGKNLLGLLLGLSAVCWISYKQYRTYTDQPQALLVLGGAVEREEFAAEFARKNPELEIWVSGGSNQEYAQWIFTKAGIAHNRVHLDYRAVDTVTNFTTLVDEFKARGINSVYLVTSDDHMRRAQVIGEIVFGSRGITYKPLPVPSGREPEPIEKAIRDGVRAIVWLTTGYTGADLANKN; encoded by the coding sequence ATGGTAGTGAGACTGCATGGGAGCAGAGGGCGTCAACCGCGTTCCAAAAACTGGCATTTGTCAGGGAAAAACTTGTTGGGGCTGCTATTAGGATTATCCGCCGTGTGTTGGATTAGTTACAAACAGTATAGAACCTACACCGACCAACCCCAGGCTTTATTAGTTTTGGGTGGAGCCGTAGAGCGAGAAGAATTTGCCGCCGAATTTGCCCGCAAAAATCCAGAGTTAGAAATTTGGGTATCCGGGGGCAGTAACCAAGAATATGCCCAATGGATTTTTACTAAAGCGGGGATTGCACATAACCGCGTGCATTTAGACTATCGCGCCGTCGATACCGTCACCAATTTTACCACTTTGGTAGATGAATTTAAAGCCAGAGGAATTAACAGCGTTTATTTAGTCACATCCGATGACCATATGCGTCGCGCTCAGGTGATTGGGGAAATTGTCTTTGGGAGTAGGGGCATTACATATAAACCTTTACCAGTGCCTTCGGGACGCGAACCTGAACCCATAGAAAAAGCGATTCGCGATGGGGTTCGTGCCATTGTGTGGCTCACCACTGGCTACACTGGCGCCGATTTGGCGAATAAAAATTGA
- a CDS encoding TIGR00297 family protein yields the protein MLDFISHYPYLSNPWLVGLGLNAALLGMSFPVVKKLLTPAGIVHAGILGVLVWGTLGWRGYVLVVFYFLAGSAVTRIGMAQKEAAGIAEKRHGMRGPENVWGSALVGTLCALATLVASPPNPLSGELLLLGYVASFSTKLSDTCASEVGKAYGQRTFLITTLQPVPRGTEGAVSLEGTLAGMVASGAIAFLGFTLGFANLSGVLICVVASFIATNLESVIGATLQSRFTWLTNEVVNVINTAIGSTAAILLGAFLL from the coding sequence ATGTTAGATTTCATCTCTCATTATCCATACCTGTCTAATCCCTGGTTAGTGGGTTTGGGTTTGAATGCGGCTTTGTTGGGGATGAGTTTCCCGGTGGTGAAAAAGCTGCTGACACCTGCGGGTATTGTCCACGCTGGGATATTGGGGGTTCTGGTGTGGGGGACTTTGGGTTGGCGGGGTTATGTGTTGGTGGTGTTTTATTTTCTGGCGGGGTCCGCTGTGACGCGCATCGGAATGGCGCAAAAGGAGGCGGCGGGTATTGCGGAGAAACGCCACGGTATGCGCGGACCGGAAAATGTGTGGGGTTCGGCTTTGGTGGGGACTTTGTGTGCTTTGGCGACTTTGGTGGCTTCGCCGCCTAACCCTCTGTCTGGGGAGTTGCTACTGTTGGGTTATGTGGCGAGTTTCAGTACGAAACTGTCTGATACTTGTGCCAGCGAGGTGGGGAAGGCTTACGGGCAGCGCACGTTTTTGATTACGACTTTGCAACCGGTGCCTCGGGGTACGGAAGGGGCGGTGAGTTTGGAGGGGACCTTGGCGGGGATGGTGGCTTCGGGGGCGATCGCCTTTCTCGGTTTCACCCTTGGTTTCGCCAACTTATCCGGCGTCCTCATTTGCGTTGTCGCCTCGTTTATCGCCACCAACTTAGAAAGCGTCATCGGCGCTACCTTACAATCTCGTTTTACCTGGCTTACCAATGAAGTAGTGAACGTCATCAACACGGCGATCGGCTCCACTGCTGCCATTCTCCTGGGTGCGTTCCTGCTTTAG
- the sufC gene encoding Fe-S cluster assembly ATPase SufC, with amino-acid sequence MIIDNSEVILSVRDLTAEIDGNQILKGLTLEIKAGEIHAIMGPNGSGKSTFSKILAGHPAYTVTGGEVIFKGKNLLELEPEERAREGVFLAFQYPVEIPGVSNTDFLRASCNARRKHHGMPELDAFDFEDLIQEKLQVVQMDPAFLSRSVNQGFSGGEKKRNEILQMAILEPKLGILDETDSGLDIDALKIVANGVNQLSNAENAMLVITHYQRLLNYIIPDFIHVMEGGRILTSGTKELALELESRGYDWVKEELAVGV; translated from the coding sequence ATGATTATTGACAACAGCGAAGTAATTCTCTCCGTTCGCGATTTAACCGCAGAAATCGATGGCAACCAAATTCTCAAAGGCTTGACCCTAGAAATCAAAGCCGGAGAAATTCACGCCATCATGGGACCAAATGGCTCCGGCAAAAGCACCTTTTCCAAAATCCTCGCCGGACATCCCGCCTATACCGTCACCGGCGGCGAAGTGATTTTTAAAGGCAAAAACCTGCTAGAATTAGAACCAGAAGAACGCGCCCGCGAAGGCGTATTCCTCGCCTTTCAATACCCCGTAGAAATCCCCGGCGTCAGCAATACCGACTTTTTGCGCGCCTCGTGCAACGCTCGCCGCAAACATCACGGAATGCCAGAACTAGACGCCTTTGATTTTGAAGATTTAATCCAAGAAAAACTGCAAGTCGTGCAGATGGATCCGGCTTTCCTCTCTCGCAGCGTCAATCAAGGCTTTTCCGGCGGCGAGAAAAAGCGCAATGAAATCCTGCAAATGGCCATTTTAGAGCCAAAACTAGGAATTTTAGACGAAACCGACTCCGGTTTAGATATCGACGCCCTCAAAATTGTGGCTAATGGCGTAAACCAGCTCTCGAATGCCGAAAACGCCATGCTAGTCATCACCCACTACCAGCGGTTACTCAATTATATCATCCCCGATTTCATCCACGTGATGGAAGGCGGGCGAATTCTCACCAGTGGCACCAAAGAACTCGCCCTGGAATTAGAATCTCGTGGTTATGACTGGGTTAAAGAAGAATTAGCGGTGGGGGTATAA